One Pseudomonas abieticivorans genomic region harbors:
- a CDS encoding putative nucleotidyltransferase substrate binding domain-containing protein, with translation MSKADAFAQAGKTAVLQNIQGTLQFLQRFAPFNKMETSHLAFLVEQCQLRFYAAGESIIKPSDGPIEHFYIVKQGRVVGERQHVTRPGTETTFEIASGECFPLAALLGERATRTEHLAAEDTFCLQLNKPAFIKLFELSEAFRDFALRGVSSLLDQVNQQVQRSAAQTLGNQYSLNTRLGELAMRHPVTCSPQTPLREAVALMHEQQVGSIVAVDAHKAPLGIFTLRDLRQVVADGCSDFNQPLQQHMTQSPFALSPDASAFDAAIAMTERHIAHVCLVKDRRLCGVVSERDLFSLQRIDLVHLARTIRTAGRLETLVSLRGEISQLVERMLAHGASSTQITQIITLLNDHTVCRVIELTLQDKGDPGIPFSWLCFGSEGRREQTLYTDQDNGILFEARDAAHAAEIRGKLLPIAHQINQALAQCGFSLCKGNIMAGNPELCLSRAEWARRFSAFIREATPENLLASSIYFDLRVVWGDEQGCEQLRRSILEQVADNRLFQRMLAENALRQRPPVGRFREFVLTRKGGDKAATLDLKVQGLTPFVDGARLLALANGIDANNTLQRLRQLVAKEVIDKLDGAAYEEAYHFIQQTRMQQHQVQIRENRPYSNRVDPDSLNHLDRRILRESLRQAQRLQSSLSFRYQL, from the coding sequence ATGAGTAAAGCGGACGCCTTCGCCCAGGCAGGGAAAACAGCGGTGCTGCAAAATATCCAGGGGACCTTGCAGTTCCTCCAGCGTTTTGCGCCCTTCAACAAGATGGAAACCAGCCACCTGGCGTTTCTGGTCGAGCAGTGTCAACTGCGCTTTTATGCGGCTGGGGAAAGCATCATCAAGCCCAGCGACGGGCCCATCGAGCACTTCTATATCGTCAAGCAGGGCCGCGTGGTTGGCGAACGCCAGCATGTCACCCGCCCCGGCACCGAAACCACCTTCGAGATCGCCAGCGGCGAGTGCTTCCCGCTGGCCGCCCTGCTGGGCGAGCGCGCCACCCGCACCGAGCACCTGGCAGCCGAAGACACCTTCTGCCTGCAGTTGAACAAGCCGGCGTTCATCAAGTTGTTCGAGTTGAGCGAGGCATTTCGCGATTTCGCCCTGCGCGGTGTCAGCAGCCTGCTCGACCAGGTCAACCAACAAGTACAGCGCAGCGCAGCGCAAACCCTGGGCAACCAGTATTCGTTGAACACCCGGTTGGGCGAGCTGGCCATGCGTCACCCGGTTACCTGCAGCCCGCAAACGCCGTTGCGCGAGGCGGTGGCCCTGATGCACGAACAGCAGGTGGGCAGCATCGTCGCGGTGGACGCGCACAAAGCCCCGCTGGGGATTTTCACCCTGCGCGACCTGCGCCAGGTAGTGGCCGATGGCTGCAGTGATTTCAACCAGCCGTTGCAGCAGCACATGACGCAATCGCCGTTTGCCTTGAGCCCGGATGCCAGCGCCTTCGATGCCGCCATCGCCATGACCGAGCGGCACATCGCCCACGTCTGCCTGGTCAAGGACCGGCGCCTGTGCGGCGTGGTATCGGAGCGCGACCTGTTCTCCCTGCAACGAATCGACCTGGTGCACCTGGCCCGTACCATCCGCACCGCTGGCCGCCTGGAAACCCTGGTATCGCTGCGCGGTGAAATAAGCCAGCTGGTCGAGCGCATGCTCGCCCACGGCGCCTCGTCGACGCAGATCACCCAGATCATCACCCTGCTCAACGATCACACCGTGTGCCGGGTGATCGAGCTGACCCTGCAAGACAAGGGCGACCCGGGCATACCCTTCAGTTGGCTGTGTTTCGGCAGCGAAGGGCGCCGTGAGCAAACGCTGTACACCGACCAGGACAACGGCATTCTGTTCGAGGCGCGTGACGCCGCCCATGCCGCCGAGATACGCGGCAAGTTGCTGCCCATTGCCCACCAGATCAACCAGGCGTTGGCGCAGTGTGGTTTCAGCCTGTGCAAAGGCAACATCATGGCCGGCAACCCTGAGCTGTGCCTGTCGCGAGCCGAATGGGCGCGGCGCTTTTCGGCTTTTATCCGTGAGGCAACGCCGGAGAACCTGCTGGCCTCCAGCATTTATTTCGACCTGCGGGTGGTGTGGGGCGACGAACAAGGCTGCGAGCAACTGCGCCGCAGTATCCTCGAGCAGGTGGCTGACAACCGTCTGTTCCAGCGCATGCTGGCCGAAAACGCCTTGCGCCAACGCCCGCCGGTGGGGCGTTTTCGCGAGTTCGTACTGACTCGCAAGGGTGGCGACAAAGCCGCCACCCTCGACCTCAAGGTGCAAGGCCTGACCCCCTTTGTTGATGGTGCGCGGCTGTTGGCCCTGGCCAACGGCATCGATGCCAACAACACCCTGCAGCGCCTGCGCCAACTGGTGGCCAAGGAAGTCATCGACAAGCTCGATGGCGCGGCCTATGAAGAGGCATACCACTTTATCCAGCAAACCCGCATGCAGCAGCATCAGGTGCAAATCCGCGAGAACCGTCCCTATTCCAACCGGGTCGACCCCGACAGCCTTAACCACCTGGACCGGCGCATCCTGCGCGAATCGTTGCGCCAGGCTCAGCGCCTGCAATCGAGCCTTAGCTTCCGGTACCAGCTATGA
- a CDS encoding response regulator produces MPDQDILSDAERAALSEAMQAPELPALQALLVDDDRDSLNLLCEILNWHGVACVTEQSAEAALGRLAVDRSIGLLITDLRMHPVNGLELIRRIRESDRVALPIIIMSGDAGVKDAIEAMHLSVVDFLLKPIDSAQLVKLAKKELGLN; encoded by the coding sequence ATGCCCGACCAAGATATCCTGAGCGATGCCGAGCGTGCGGCATTGAGCGAGGCCATGCAGGCGCCGGAGTTGCCGGCGTTGCAGGCTTTGTTGGTCGATGACGACCGCGATTCGCTCAACCTGCTGTGCGAGATCCTCAACTGGCACGGCGTAGCCTGCGTGACCGAGCAAAGCGCAGAAGCGGCGCTCGGGCGGCTGGCGGTCGATCGCTCGATTGGTTTGCTGATTACCGACTTGCGCATGCACCCGGTCAACGGCCTGGAATTGATCCGCCGCATTCGCGAATCGGACCGTGTGGCCTTGCCGATCATCATCATGTCGGGGGATGCTGGGGTGAAGGACGCAATTGAAGCGATGCACCTGAGCGTGGTGGACTTTCTGCTCAAGCCGATCGATAGCGCGCAGCTGGTGAAGCTGGCGAAAAAAGAACTGGGGCTTAACTAA